One Stenotrophomonas oahuensis genomic region harbors:
- a CDS encoding META and DUF4377 domain-containing protein, with protein MKRNLMLILPLALLAACSNPSNEAPGGPGRDELAPAPTAAADQKAVAKLDAQQLLANHWVLESATDSSGKRIDALFARTEKPVTLDFVDGRVAVSNTCNRMGGGYTLADGTLTISPLASTMMACTDKALMALDQAVGSRLEGALKADLGSNDQLTLHTASGDVLVFGPRPTAETRFGGPGETVFIEVAAQTKPCPHPLIRDMQCLQTREVKFDDKGLKVGTPGAFENFYSSIEGYTHAPGTRNVLRVKRFAIANPPADAPSQAYVLDMVVESAVEK; from the coding sequence ATGAAACGCAACCTGATGCTGATTCTGCCGCTGGCCCTGCTGGCCGCCTGCAGCAACCCGTCCAACGAAGCACCGGGTGGCCCGGGCCGCGACGAACTGGCCCCGGCCCCGACCGCCGCCGCCGACCAGAAGGCGGTGGCGAAGCTGGACGCGCAGCAGCTGCTGGCCAACCACTGGGTGCTGGAAAGCGCCACCGACAGCAGCGGCAAGCGCATTGATGCGCTGTTCGCACGCACCGAAAAGCCGGTCACGCTGGACTTCGTGGACGGCCGCGTGGCGGTCAGCAATACCTGCAACCGCATGGGCGGCGGCTACACCCTGGCCGACGGCACGCTGACCATCTCGCCGCTGGCCTCAACGATGATGGCCTGCACTGACAAGGCACTGATGGCGCTGGACCAGGCAGTGGGTTCACGCCTGGAAGGCGCGTTGAAGGCCGACCTCGGCAGCAATGACCAGCTGACCCTGCACACCGCCAGCGGCGACGTGCTGGTGTTCGGGCCGCGACCGACCGCGGAAACGCGTTTCGGCGGTCCGGGCGAGACGGTGTTCATTGAAGTGGCCGCGCAGACCAAGCCCTGCCCGCATCCGCTGATCCGCGACATGCAGTGCCTGCAGACCCGCGAAGTGAAGTTCGACGACAAGGGCTTGAAGGTCGGAACGCCGGGGGCATTCGAGAACTTCTACAGCAGCATCGAGGGTTACACGCATGCGCCGGGCACCCGCAATGTGCTGCGGGTGAAACGCTTTGCGATTGCCAACCCGCCGGCGGATGCGCCGTCGCAGGCGTATGTGCTGGACATGGTGGTGGAGTCGGCGGTCGAGAAGTAA
- a CDS encoding undecaprenyl-diphosphate phosphatase, with amino-acid sequence MSDLLSALLLGILEGLTEFLPISSTGHLLIAQHWLGERSDFFNIVIQAGAILAITLVFRQRLWQLATGLHEKANRDYVLKLGTAFLVTAVVGLPVRLAGWELPETVTPIAWALIIGGIWMLLVEARTAKLPDRTEVTWTVAVLVGLAQVVAGVFPGTSRSASAIFVAMLFGLSRRAAATEFVFLVGIPTMFAASAYAFLELAKDGKLASENWTDVGVAFVAAIITGFVVVKWLLGYIKQHRFTAFAFYRIALGVGLLLWLPAGS; translated from the coding sequence ATGTCCGATCTGCTTTCCGCCCTGTTGCTGGGCATTCTTGAAGGTCTTACCGAATTCCTCCCCATTTCCAGCACCGGCCATCTGCTGATCGCCCAGCACTGGCTGGGCGAGCGCTCGGACTTCTTCAACATCGTGATCCAGGCCGGTGCGATCCTGGCCATCACCCTGGTGTTCCGCCAGCGCCTGTGGCAGCTGGCCACGGGTCTGCATGAGAAGGCCAACCGCGATTACGTATTGAAGCTGGGCACCGCGTTCCTGGTCACGGCGGTCGTGGGCCTGCCGGTGCGACTGGCCGGCTGGGAGCTGCCGGAAACGGTCACCCCGATTGCGTGGGCGCTGATCATCGGCGGCATCTGGATGCTGCTGGTGGAAGCGCGCACCGCCAAGCTGCCCGACCGCACCGAGGTGACCTGGACGGTGGCGGTGCTGGTGGGCCTGGCGCAGGTGGTGGCCGGGGTATTCCCGGGCACTTCGCGCTCGGCTTCAGCGATCTTTGTGGCGATGCTGTTCGGCCTGAGCCGGCGCGCGGCGGCGACTGAATTCGTGTTCCTGGTCGGCATTCCCACCATGTTCGCCGCCAGTGCCTACGCATTCCTGGAGCTGGCCAAAGACGGCAAGCTGGCCAGCGAGAACTGGACCGACGTGGGCGTGGCCTTTGTTGCCGCCATCATCACCGGCTTCGTCGTAGTGAAGTGGTTGCTGGGCTACATCAAGCAGCACCGGTTCACCGCGTTTGCGTTCTACCGCATCGCGCTGGGCGTGGGGCTGCTGCTGTGGCTGCCTGCCGGTAGCTGA
- the glnA gene encoding type I glutamate--ammonia ligase, producing the protein MSVENVEKLIKDNQIEFIDLRFVDMRGVEQHVTFPVSIVEPSLFEEGKMFDGSSIAGWKGINESDMVLLPDPASAYVDPFYADPTLVISCDILDPATMQPYGRCPRGIAKRAEAYLKSSGIAESAFFGPEPEFFIFDSVRFANDMGNTFFKVDSEEAAWNTGAKYDGANSGYRPAVKGGYFPVPPTDSLHDLRAEMCKTLAQVGIEVEVQHHEVATAGQCEIGTKFSTLVQKADELLRMKHVIKNVAHRNGKTATFMPKPIVGDNGSGMHVHQSLSKGGTNLFSGDGYGGLSQLALWYIGGIFKHAKAINAFSNSGTNSYKRLVPGFEAPVMLAYSARNRSASCRIPWVSNPKARRIEMRFPDPIQSGYLTFTALMMAGLDGIKNQIDPGAPSDKDLYDLPPEEEKLIPQVCSSLDQALEALDKDREFLKAGGVMSDDFIDGYIALKMQEVTKFRAATHPLEYQLYYAN; encoded by the coding sequence ATGTCCGTGGAAAATGTTGAGAAGCTGATCAAGGACAACCAGATCGAGTTCATCGACCTGCGCTTTGTCGATATGCGTGGCGTCGAACAGCACGTCACCTTCCCGGTCAGCATCGTGGAGCCGTCGCTGTTTGAAGAAGGCAAGATGTTCGACGGCAGCTCGATCGCCGGCTGGAAGGGCATCAACGAATCCGACATGGTCCTGCTGCCGGATCCGGCCAGCGCCTACGTCGACCCGTTCTACGCCGACCCGACCCTGGTGATCAGCTGCGACATCCTCGACCCGGCCACCATGCAGCCGTACGGCCGCTGCCCGCGCGGCATCGCCAAGCGCGCCGAGGCCTACCTGAAGTCCTCCGGCATTGCCGAATCCGCTTTCTTCGGTCCGGAGCCGGAATTCTTCATCTTCGATTCGGTCCGTTTCGCCAACGACATGGGCAACACCTTCTTCAAGGTCGACTCCGAAGAAGCCGCCTGGAACACCGGTGCCAAGTACGACGGTGCCAACAGCGGTTACCGTCCGGCCGTGAAGGGCGGTTACTTCCCGGTTCCGCCGACCGACTCGCTGCACGACCTGCGCGCTGAAATGTGCAAGACGCTGGCCCAGGTCGGCATCGAAGTGGAAGTGCAGCACCACGAAGTGGCCACCGCCGGCCAGTGCGAAATCGGCACCAAGTTCAGCACCCTGGTGCAGAAGGCCGACGAACTGCTGCGCATGAAGCACGTCATCAAGAACGTCGCCCACCGCAACGGCAAGACCGCCACCTTCATGCCCAAGCCGATCGTCGGCGACAACGGCAGCGGCATGCACGTGCACCAGTCGCTGTCCAAGGGCGGCACCAACCTGTTCTCCGGCGACGGCTACGGTGGCCTGAGCCAGCTGGCGCTGTGGTACATCGGCGGCATCTTCAAGCACGCCAAGGCCATCAACGCCTTCTCCAACTCCGGCACCAACAGCTACAAGCGTCTGGTTCCGGGCTTCGAAGCCCCGGTGATGCTGGCCTACTCGGCCCGCAACCGCTCGGCCTCGTGCCGCATTCCGTGGGTCTCCAACCCGAAGGCGCGCCGCATTGAAATGCGCTTCCCGGACCCGATCCAGTCCGGCTACCTGACCTTCACCGCGCTGATGATGGCCGGCCTGGACGGCATCAAGAACCAGATCGACCCGGGCGCACCGAGCGACAAGGACCTGTACGACCTGCCGCCGGAAGAAGAAAAGCTGATTCCGCAGGTCTGCTCCTCGCTCGACCAGGCCCTGGAAGCGCTGGACAAGGACCGCGAGTTCCTGAAGGCCGGCGGCGTCATGAGCGACGACTTCATCGACGGCTACATCGCGCTGAAGATGCAGGAAGTGACCAAGTTCCGTGCGGCGACCCACCCGCTGGAATACCAGCTGTACTACGCCAACTGA
- a CDS encoding P-II family nitrogen regulator — protein sequence MKLISAIIRPFKLDEVREALSDAGVSGITVTEVKGFGRQKGHTELYRGAEYVVDFLPKIKIETVVTDDRLDAVVEAIQNAAGTGKIGDGKIFVTPVEQVVRIRTGEIGADAL from the coding sequence ATGAAACTGATCTCCGCCATCATCCGGCCGTTCAAGCTCGACGAGGTCCGCGAGGCCCTCTCCGACGCGGGCGTGTCGGGCATCACCGTGACCGAAGTGAAAGGCTTCGGCCGGCAGAAGGGCCATACCGAGTTGTACCGCGGCGCGGAGTACGTCGTGGATTTCCTGCCGAAGATCAAGATTGAAACCGTGGTCACCGACGACCGCCTGGATGCGGTGGTTGAAGCGATCCAGAACGCGGCCGGCACCGGCAAGATCGGTGACGGCAAGATCTTCGTTACGCCTGTGGAACAGGTGGTGCGCATCCGCACCGGCGAAATCGGCGCAGACGCGCTCTAA
- the amt gene encoding ammonium transporter, with the protein MKTSLLTGWQARFHAVCLMMLLSALAVGAFSSTAHAQAQVAPVAEENVAVEPLPDPAAATAAAAPAEEAAAAPAFDHGDVAWMLTSTLLVLLMVVPGLALFYGGLVRSKNVLSVLSQILVVFSLVLMLWVAYGYSAVFSEGNAFFGSFTQFAFLKGFAPDSVGNTPIAGLPDYLFVAFQSTFAGITTALIVGAFAERIKFKAVLLFSALWFTLSYIPMAHIVWGGGYLGEMGAIDFAGGTVVHINAGVAGLVAAYFVGKRIGYGQTALKPHNVPFTYIGAMLLWVGWFGFNAGSAAAADTVASLAFINTILATAAAVLGWTLVEAVSKGKPSALGAASGAVAGLVGITPACGTVGPLGAIVIGLVAGVVCVWGVTGLKRLLRVDDTADVFGVHGIGGIVGAILTGVFSAQSLGGTKADLDIGHQVWVQVVSVGFTIVWCAVVTAAILLVVKLVVGLRVTEEAERTGLDVTSHGESAYEV; encoded by the coding sequence ATGAAGACCTCTTTGTTGACCGGGTGGCAGGCCCGGTTCCACGCCGTGTGCCTGATGATGCTGCTCAGCGCATTGGCCGTGGGCGCATTCTCCAGCACCGCACATGCCCAGGCCCAGGTGGCACCAGTCGCGGAAGAAAACGTCGCGGTTGAGCCGCTGCCTGATCCCGCCGCTGCAACGGCCGCTGCAGCACCCGCAGAAGAAGCCGCCGCCGCGCCCGCCTTCGACCATGGCGACGTGGCCTGGATGCTCACCAGCACCCTGCTGGTGCTGCTGATGGTGGTGCCCGGTCTGGCCTTGTTCTACGGCGGCCTGGTGCGTTCCAAGAACGTGCTCTCGGTACTCAGCCAGATCCTGGTGGTGTTCTCCCTGGTGCTGATGCTGTGGGTGGCCTACGGCTACAGCGCGGTGTTCAGCGAAGGCAACGCCTTCTTCGGCTCATTCACCCAGTTCGCCTTCCTCAAGGGCTTCGCGCCCGACTCGGTTGGCAACACGCCGATTGCCGGCCTGCCGGATTATCTGTTCGTCGCCTTCCAGTCCACCTTCGCCGGCATCACCACCGCGCTGATCGTCGGTGCCTTTGCCGAACGCATCAAGTTCAAGGCGGTGCTGTTGTTCTCGGCCCTGTGGTTCACCCTGAGCTACATCCCGATGGCCCACATCGTGTGGGGCGGCGGCTACCTGGGTGAAATGGGTGCGATCGACTTCGCCGGCGGCACCGTGGTGCACATCAATGCCGGCGTCGCCGGTCTGGTGGCCGCCTACTTCGTGGGCAAGCGCATCGGCTACGGCCAGACCGCGCTGAAGCCGCACAACGTGCCGTTCACCTACATCGGCGCAATGCTGCTGTGGGTGGGCTGGTTCGGCTTCAACGCCGGTTCGGCAGCTGCCGCCGACACCGTTGCCTCGCTGGCCTTCATCAACACGATCCTCGCCACCGCCGCTGCGGTGTTGGGCTGGACCCTGGTCGAAGCGGTGAGCAAGGGCAAGCCGTCCGCACTGGGTGCCGCTTCGGGTGCCGTGGCCGGCCTGGTCGGCATCACCCCGGCCTGCGGTACCGTCGGTCCGCTTGGTGCGATCGTCATCGGCCTGGTCGCCGGCGTGGTCTGCGTATGGGGCGTGACCGGTCTGAAGCGCCTGCTGCGCGTGGATGACACCGCCGACGTGTTCGGCGTGCACGGCATTGGCGGCATCGTCGGTGCCATCCTCACCGGTGTGTTCAGCGCACAGTCGCTGGGCGGCACCAAGGCGGACCTGGATATTGGTCACCAGGTGTGGGTGCAGGTGGTCAGCGTCGGCTTCACCATCGTCTGGTGCGCCGTCGTCACCGCCGCCATCCTGCTGGTGGTCAAGCTGGTGGTCGGCCTGCGCGTCACCGAAGAAGCCGAACGCACCGGCCTCGACGTGACCTCGCACGGCGAATCTGCGTACGAGGTGTGA
- a CDS encoding N-acetylmuramoyl-L-alanine amidase has product MRRFRLLFALLVTLLLTSCATTDIRSPLATWVPSPNHNERKPVIIVLHHTDQDNVQQSLHTLRTANSGGKVSSHYLVGSDGHIYQLVADNRRAWHAGGGRWDSLSDLNSTSIGIEIDNDGKTPFEPAQIAALIRLLDDVCTRLGIPRSQIIAHADLAPTRKSDPSRYFPWKQLAEAGFGLWPRVSDGPAPAGFDAMLALQAFGYSLANREAAVGAFHRRFRGRDDLPQVLDAEDARILHSLLLQMR; this is encoded by the coding sequence ATGCGCCGATTCCGCCTCCTGTTCGCATTGCTCGTCACGCTGCTGCTCACCAGCTGCGCCACCACTGACATCCGCAGTCCGCTCGCCACCTGGGTGCCATCCCCGAACCACAACGAGCGCAAGCCGGTCATCATCGTCCTGCACCACACTGACCAGGACAACGTGCAGCAGAGCCTGCACACGCTGCGCACCGCCAACAGCGGCGGCAAGGTCAGCTCGCACTATCTGGTCGGTTCCGACGGACACATCTACCAGCTGGTGGCCGACAACCGCCGTGCCTGGCATGCCGGTGGCGGGCGCTGGGACTCGCTGAGCGACCTCAACTCCACCTCGATCGGCATCGAGATCGACAACGACGGCAAGACGCCTTTTGAACCGGCGCAGATTGCCGCGCTGATCCGGCTGCTGGACGATGTGTGCACCCGATTGGGAATCCCGCGCAGCCAGATCATCGCGCATGCGGATCTGGCTCCGACGCGCAAGAGCGATCCCAGCCGCTATTTCCCGTGGAAGCAATTGGCCGAGGCGGGATTCGGGTTGTGGCCGCGCGTAAGCGATGGGCCTGCGCCGGCCGGATTTGATGCGATGCTGGCGCTGCAGGCGTTCGGCTATTCGCTCGCGAACCGGGAGGCGGCGGTGGGCGCTTTCCATCGGCGCTTCCGTGGGCGCGACGATCTGCCGCAGGTGCTGGATGCGGAGGACGCACGCATTCTGCATTCGTTGTTGTTGCAGATGCGTTGA
- a CDS encoding TonB-dependent receptor, which yields MSSYRPSSFPSAHTAHFKSRSAAPATRTGLAIALLLAMSQLHAAPLDDVADTAAARPGAAADATTLDALQVTANAGVTATAVDAKRRSSVLVDSIDQESIQVTSQENSIAQRLVVAPGVSLMRDEDQPRYVTVRGIAANLNSTTLDGITMASVGDEGGGERKINLQLIPNDIAARIDIFKTFSAEQNPDSIGAGINLVSGSAFDKPRNSLHLDASVNYHALSNDDGRNSMSQATDRWGSGLSGSYSTTFGSSDQFGITLSARNQDFQTSQNKLFQSSQQFFDNQGNYISGPLENLGWNGMSAPNNFAYYADNRWIRTYGGSAKLEWMPSDSPFRASVLMYNYGMEERRTENGYEFITQRNVTDQTPVSGTKGIDSLNVIFENKVWARNNRGVLGGIEWEQDNQWLALRGGYTRDRINAHGRSTRLTAKPVGQSLTYASPGVAEIYNITGLSDPGIIDSARYDLNSANESQTYGTAEVRDVRLDHRWNVGPDARGFGIASGLEYKRLEVDSDITRRNNVAGGDFSDYLYQPGFRYPKSQYALPFFDYHAFMANGGWDALPVDQTGSTYSSLASDFRYLETVKNAYVSFHYSTDFLEAVAGVRYDDTTFTAHTPAITAGVVTGTGRKGGGYDNLLPSLNLTAHLTDEMNLRFSASKSIGRPIPSNIAQAEVVNCDGDSGDCTISRGNPDLKPQRSTNFDLSLEKYFNDGRGYASLAVFHKDITDNIAGITTEFTDDQGRVTSINTPQNLEDSSVRGVELSLINRDMILGDHRFDVLFNAAQMDGEMVYRYTGGERTIHQLASQPKTIANLGITWHMPWLNTSLTVSENYTGKHIFTIGANSWGDRGFRSRYVTDVSLKTRINDRWSVGLTAANLFGEDQYQTVGDNFEYMRNLNNYGPTYALHVSYDLNP from the coding sequence ATGTCGTCGTACCGCCCGTCGTCGTTCCCGTCCGCGCACACCGCGCATTTCAAGTCGCGCAGCGCAGCACCGGCAACGAGGACCGGCTTGGCGATTGCGCTGTTGCTGGCGATGTCGCAGCTGCACGCTGCGCCGCTGGATGATGTCGCCGATACCGCTGCAGCCCGCCCAGGTGCTGCAGCCGACGCCACCACCCTCGACGCCCTGCAGGTCACCGCCAACGCCGGCGTTACCGCTACCGCGGTCGACGCCAAGCGACGCTCGTCCGTGCTGGTGGACTCCATTGACCAGGAAAGCATCCAGGTCACCAGCCAGGAAAACTCCATCGCCCAGCGCCTGGTGGTGGCTCCCGGCGTCAGCCTGATGCGTGACGAAGACCAGCCGCGCTACGTGACCGTGCGCGGTATTGCCGCCAATCTCAACAGCACTACGCTGGATGGCATCACCATGGCGTCGGTCGGTGACGAAGGCGGTGGCGAGCGCAAGATCAACCTGCAGCTGATTCCGAACGACATCGCCGCGCGCATCGACATCTTCAAGACCTTCAGTGCCGAGCAGAACCCGGACAGCATTGGTGCCGGCATCAACCTGGTCAGCGGCAGCGCCTTCGACAAGCCGCGCAATTCGCTGCACCTGGATGCCAGCGTCAATTACCATGCGCTGAGCAATGACGACGGCCGCAACAGCATGTCGCAGGCCACCGACCGCTGGGGCAGTGGCCTCAGCGGCTCGTACAGCACCACCTTCGGAAGCAGCGACCAGTTCGGCATCACGCTGTCCGCACGCAATCAGGACTTCCAGACCTCACAGAACAAGCTCTTCCAGAGCTCGCAGCAGTTCTTCGACAACCAGGGCAACTACATCTCCGGCCCGCTGGAGAACCTGGGTTGGAACGGCATGTCCGCGCCGAACAACTTCGCCTACTACGCCGACAACCGCTGGATCCGCACCTACGGTGGCTCGGCGAAGCTGGAGTGGATGCCCAGCGACAGCCCGTTCCGCGCCTCGGTGCTGATGTACAACTACGGCATGGAAGAGCGCCGCACCGAGAACGGCTACGAGTTCATCACCCAGCGCAACGTCACCGACCAGACCCCGGTGTCCGGAACCAAGGGGATTGATTCGCTCAACGTCATCTTTGAAAACAAGGTCTGGGCCCGCAACAACCGTGGCGTGCTGGGCGGCATTGAATGGGAGCAGGACAACCAGTGGCTGGCGCTGCGCGGCGGCTACACCCGTGACCGTATCAACGCCCACGGCCGCAGCACCCGCCTCACCGCCAAGCCGGTCGGCCAGAGCCTCACCTATGCCTCGCCCGGCGTGGCCGAGATCTACAACATCACTGGGCTCAGCGACCCGGGCATCATCGACAGCGCTCGCTACGACCTCAACAGCGCCAACGAGTCTCAGACCTACGGTACCGCCGAGGTGCGTGACGTGCGTCTGGATCATCGCTGGAACGTCGGTCCGGATGCGCGCGGCTTCGGCATCGCCAGCGGATTGGAATACAAGCGCCTGGAAGTGGACAGCGACATCACCCGTCGCAACAACGTGGCCGGCGGCGACTTCAGCGACTATCTATACCAGCCGGGCTTCCGCTACCCGAAGTCGCAGTACGCATTGCCGTTCTTCGACTACCACGCCTTCATGGCCAACGGCGGCTGGGACGCGCTGCCGGTGGACCAGACCGGTTCCACCTATTCCAGCCTGGCTTCTGACTTCCGTTACCTGGAAACGGTCAAGAACGCCTACGTCTCGTTCCATTACAGCACCGACTTCCTCGAAGCGGTGGCCGGTGTACGCTACGACGACACCACGTTTACCGCGCACACACCGGCGATTACCGCCGGCGTCGTGACCGGTACGGGCCGAAAGGGCGGTGGCTATGACAACCTGCTGCCGTCGCTGAACCTGACCGCGCATCTGACCGACGAGATGAACCTGCGCTTCAGCGCCAGCAAGTCCATCGGTCGCCCGATTCCGTCCAACATCGCCCAGGCCGAAGTGGTCAACTGCGACGGAGACAGCGGCGACTGCACCATCTCGCGCGGCAACCCGGATCTGAAGCCGCAGCGCTCCACCAACTTCGACCTGTCGCTGGAGAAGTACTTCAACGACGGCCGCGGCTACGCTTCGCTCGCCGTGTTCCACAAGGACATCACCGACAACATCGCCGGCATCACCACCGAGTTCACCGACGACCAGGGTCGTGTGACCAGCATCAACACGCCGCAGAACCTCGAGGATTCCAGCGTGCGCGGTGTCGAGCTGTCGCTGATCAACCGGGACATGATCCTGGGCGACCACCGCTTCGACGTACTGTTCAACGCCGCGCAGATGGACGGTGAAATGGTCTACCGCTATACGGGTGGCGAACGCACCATCCACCAGCTGGCCTCGCAGCCCAAGACCATTGCCAACCTGGGTATCACCTGGCATATGCCGTGGTTGAACACCAGCCTGACCGTCAGCGAGAACTACACCGGAAAGCATATCTTCACCATCGGGGCCAACAGCTGGGGCGACCGAGGCTTCCGCTCGCGCTACGTCACTGATGTGTCGCTCAAGACCCGCATCAATGACAGGTGGTCCGTGGGCCTCACCGCCGCCAATCTGTTTGGCGAGGACCAGTACCAGACCGTCGGCGACAACTTCGAGTACATGCGCAACCTCAACAACTACGGTCCCACATACGCGCTGCACGTCAGCTACGACCTGAACCCGTAA
- a CDS encoding endonuclease/exonuclease/phosphatase family protein, whose translation MTAHRLRALFAPLLFVLVVGVLSACASSPRPVAAGESVSLRVMTFNVRYASPNDGVNVWENRRALTLKTIVDQQPDLVGMQELLLGQATWLDQQLPHHAWFGKGRNGNEVDGNGNEHMGLFYDTRRLTLLRQGDFWYSETPDVPGSANFDGPMPRMATWGEFEDRRNGRRFFLFNTHLPHTDAAEVLRERCARLLLARIRQLAGDAPVVVTGDFNAHPDGPTHTLLTAQLSDAWEQAPQRSGPEKTAHAFTGNPDARIDWVLYRQFGIRSVHSVDAHEGPLYPSDHYPVVAELTWL comes from the coding sequence ATGACCGCACACCGCCTGCGTGCCCTGTTTGCCCCACTGTTGTTCGTACTTGTAGTCGGCGTGCTGTCGGCGTGTGCATCGTCCCCCCGCCCGGTTGCGGCGGGGGAGTCGGTCTCGCTGCGGGTGATGACCTTCAACGTGCGCTACGCCTCGCCCAACGATGGGGTGAATGTCTGGGAGAACCGCCGCGCCCTGACCTTGAAGACCATCGTCGACCAGCAGCCCGACCTGGTCGGCATGCAGGAACTGCTACTCGGCCAGGCCACCTGGCTGGACCAGCAGCTGCCGCACCACGCCTGGTTCGGCAAAGGGCGTAATGGCAATGAAGTGGACGGCAACGGCAACGAACACATGGGCCTGTTCTACGACACCCGCCGCTTGACCCTGCTGCGCCAGGGCGACTTCTGGTACTCGGAAACGCCCGACGTGCCCGGCAGCGCCAACTTCGACGGCCCCATGCCGCGCATGGCCACCTGGGGCGAGTTCGAGGACAGGCGAAATGGCAGGCGCTTCTTCCTGTTCAACACCCACCTGCCGCACACCGACGCTGCCGAGGTCCTGCGCGAGCGCTGTGCGCGGCTGCTGCTGGCCCGCATCCGGCAGCTGGCGGGTGATGCACCGGTGGTGGTGACCGGTGACTTCAACGCGCACCCCGACGGCCCGACCCACACGCTGCTGACCGCTCAGCTCTCCGACGCCTGGGAACAGGCACCGCAGCGTAGCGGCCCGGAGAAGACCGCGCATGCGTTCACCGGGAATCCGGACGCGCGCATCGACTGGGTGCTGTACCGCCAGTTCGGCATCCGCTCGGTGCATTCGGTGGATGCCCACGAGGGCCCGCTGTATCCGTCCGACCACTACCCGGTGGTCGCTGAACTGACGTGGCTGTGA